Proteins found in one Vallitalea guaymasensis genomic segment:
- a CDS encoding DDE-type integrase/transposase/recombinase, giving the protein MPSIITYLLNIIQYQNQQISWLLLFISKFIPLKQWAFDDAHSPKYQKFKTDKLPIIKRFVKQDWQFLTEYYLLRYGKPLKPVRTQKGKIRNVPNDTICPLCGAPQQYIYDNNGGKGQFKCKVCQKTFVTGEQVSSPLVLKCPYCNHSLVAKKDRKHFNVHKCINNKCSYYISNVSKLPNDVKHSDRYKYKLRYIYREFSVDFFAMDLDSLPKNASSFKFRSKSAYIMGLCLSYHVNLGLSLRKTAQALKDIHCIDISHTMVANYAHSAATLIKPFVDNYNYNHFSTMIADETYIKVRGIKGYVWFIMDAVSRSILGYRVSDNRGVGPCILAMRMAFRNLKKLPDKFRFIADGYSAYPLASQQFALREKDPLKFDITQVIGLSNDDEVSKKFRPFKQIVERLNRTFKASYRITNGYDNYDGANYALSLWVAYYNFLRPHKVTCYKKPLNRVNLLSKADNMPGKWQLLIYLGQKTILHLQEQQSICS; this is encoded by the coding sequence ATGCCTTCAATTATAACTTATTTACTTAATATAATTCAATACCAAAATCAACAAATTTCTTGGTTACTTCTTTTCATCTCTAAATTTATTCCTCTTAAGCAATGGGCTTTTGATGATGCTCATTCACCTAAGTATCAGAAATTCAAGACCGATAAACTACCTATTATTAAACGCTTTGTTAAACAAGATTGGCAATTTTTGACTGAATACTATCTTCTTCGTTATGGTAAACCTTTAAAACCTGTTAGGACTCAAAAAGGTAAAATCCGTAATGTTCCTAACGATACCATTTGCCCTTTATGTGGTGCTCCACAGCAATATATTTACGATAATAATGGTGGTAAAGGCCAATTTAAGTGTAAAGTTTGCCAAAAAACTTTTGTTACGGGTGAACAAGTTTCTTCTCCTCTTGTTCTTAAATGCCCTTATTGCAATCATTCTCTTGTTGCAAAAAAAGATAGGAAACATTTTAATGTACATAAGTGCATTAATAATAAGTGCTCTTATTATATATCCAATGTGAGTAAATTACCTAATGACGTAAAACATTCTGATCGCTATAAGTATAAACTACGCTATATCTACCGTGAATTCTCTGTAGATTTTTTTGCTATGGATTTGGATTCTCTTCCTAAAAATGCTTCTTCTTTTAAATTCCGTAGTAAAAGTGCTTATATCATGGGACTTTGTTTGTCTTATCATGTAAACCTTGGACTATCTTTAAGAAAAACTGCTCAGGCTTTAAAAGACATTCATTGTATTGATATCTCTCATACTATGGTTGCTAACTATGCTCATTCCGCTGCTACTCTTATTAAACCTTTTGTTGATAATTATAATTACAACCATTTCTCTACTATGATAGCTGATGAAACTTATATCAAAGTCCGTGGTATCAAAGGTTATGTTTGGTTCATTATGGATGCTGTTTCTCGTTCTATCCTTGGTTACAGGGTATCTGATAATCGTGGCGTAGGTCCTTGTATCCTTGCTATGCGTATGGCTTTTCGCAATCTTAAAAAGCTTCCTGATAAATTTCGTTTTATTGCTGATGGCTATAGCGCTTATCCTTTAGCTTCTCAACAATTCGCTCTCCGTGAGAAAGATCCTCTTAAGTTTGATATCACTCAGGTAATAGGTCTTTCCAATGATGACGAAGTTTCTAAAAAGTTTCGCCCATTCAAGCAGATTGTAGAACGCCTTAACCGAACTTTTAAAGCTTCTTATCGTATAACCAATGGTTACGATAATTATGATGGTGCTAATTATGCCTTGTCTTTATGGGTAGCTTATTACAATTTCCTACGTCCCCATAAAGTTACTTGCTATAAAAAGCCTTTGAATAGGGTTAATTTGCTCTCCAAAGCTGATAACATGCCTGGAAAATGGCAACTCCTTATATACCTTGGTCAAAAAACCATTCTTCATTTACAAGAGCAACAATCTATCTGTTCTTAG
- a CDS encoding ABC transporter ATP-binding protein, protein MIKLFKRLLNFSGKHRKDIIVSLITSFIKSNFEIMSFMAVIMLINWLLLSVEGKKVIDMTDVFTIFGVMVISIVGKIIFSNISNQKRVISSFKMCQDKRLEIGELMKRVKMGYFNENLLGEITATTTTTLGDIETISVTIFDKVINGLVHGAVISIWILIYDWHIGLITVAGIIIAMIVYVHIQKKSKILSPRRQKAQAGLVTSILEYIQGMGVVKAYNLGGNSSKGVKDAIEESSQANIKLESVFSSLTALYQLAFKIASSIIIVVAPYLLIDGEITIVKCFILLISSFIIYEQMEIVGSVSSLTRVIEASLNRIDNLSNTPIMDGDGKDIKLDNYHIEIKDVSFYYEDMEVIKNMNIKIPENTTTAIVGPSGSGKTTICRLITRFFDVDKGEVTVGGHNVKDFTCESLLNNFSTVFQKVYLFEDTIFNNIRFGKPDATLKEVQEAAKKACCHSFIEALPDGYDTYVGEGGSSLSGGEKQRISIARAILKDAPIIILDEATASVDPENEKNLQIAIRELTKNKTVIMIAHRLSTVKHADQILVINNGQVEQAGKHNELISQEGIYKRFISAREEAIGWQL, encoded by the coding sequence ATGATAAAGTTATTTAAACGTCTGCTTAATTTTTCGGGAAAACATCGTAAAGATATTATAGTATCATTGATAACAAGCTTCATTAAATCGAATTTCGAAATTATGTCTTTTATGGCAGTAATAATGCTCATAAATTGGTTACTCTTGTCCGTAGAAGGCAAAAAAGTAATTGACATGACTGACGTTTTTACCATCTTTGGAGTAATGGTAATCAGTATAGTAGGTAAGATTATATTTTCAAATATATCCAATCAAAAACGTGTTATTTCTAGTTTTAAGATGTGTCAGGACAAAAGGTTGGAAATTGGAGAACTCATGAAAAGAGTCAAGATGGGATATTTTAATGAAAATCTTCTAGGTGAGATAACAGCGACTACAACTACTACATTAGGTGATATAGAAACCATATCTGTTACTATATTCGATAAAGTGATAAATGGATTGGTACATGGTGCAGTTATTTCTATATGGATATTAATATACGATTGGCATATTGGATTAATAACTGTTGCTGGAATCATTATAGCCATGATTGTATATGTGCATATACAGAAAAAAAGTAAAATCTTATCACCAAGAAGACAAAAAGCTCAAGCTGGTCTAGTAACCTCAATACTGGAATATATTCAAGGAATGGGTGTGGTCAAAGCATATAACCTTGGGGGCAATTCTAGCAAAGGAGTAAAAGATGCAATAGAAGAAAGTTCACAAGCTAACATAAAACTGGAAAGTGTATTTTCTAGTTTAACAGCTTTATATCAACTGGCATTTAAAATTGCATCATCAATAATAATTGTTGTTGCTCCTTACCTATTAATTGATGGAGAGATAACAATAGTTAAATGCTTTATACTTCTTATTTCCAGTTTCATAATATATGAACAGATGGAAATAGTAGGAAGTGTTTCATCTTTAACTAGAGTTATAGAAGCATCACTAAATAGAATTGATAATCTAAGTAATACACCTATCATGGATGGAGACGGAAAAGATATCAAATTAGATAATTACCACATAGAAATAAAAGATGTGAGTTTTTATTATGAGGATATGGAAGTTATAAAAAACATGAATATAAAAATACCTGAGAATACTACAACAGCCATAGTTGGACCTTCAGGTAGTGGGAAAACAACTATTTGCAGATTGATAACACGTTTCTTTGATGTTGATAAGGGAGAGGTTACCGTAGGTGGACATAATGTAAAAGATTTTACATGTGAAAGTTTATTGAATAATTTTAGTACAGTATTTCAAAAAGTCTATTTATTTGAAGATACGATATTTAATAATATCCGTTTTGGTAAACCTGATGCTACCTTAAAAGAAGTACAAGAAGCAGCTAAAAAAGCCTGTTGTCATAGCTTTATAGAAGCCCTTCCTGATGGCTATGATACATATGTTGGAGAAGGAGGCAGTAGTTTATCTGGTGGAGAAAAGCAGAGAATATCTATTGCCAGAGCTATACTAAAAGATGCACCTATAATCATCTTAGATGAGGCAACTGCAAGTGTAGACCCAGAAAATGAAAAGAATCTCCAGATTGCAATCAGGGAATTGACTAAGAACAAAACAGTAATTATGATAGCACATCGTTTAAGTACAGTGAAGCATGCAGATCAAATACTTGTTATTAATAATGGTCAAGTAGAACAGGCTGGGAAGCATAATGAACTAATTTCACAAGAGGGTATATATAAGAGGTTTATCTCAGCAAGAGAAGAAGCTATTGGATGGCAGTTATAA
- a CDS encoding ABC transporter ATP-binding protein, whose product MKDKKQSSISWVLGFAKQCKNKMIASVLLAIAGVGFGIIPYLAVSKLITRIFEKNYTWSNILYIALIALIGYFGKVVFSTLSTILSHRSAFIILKSIRQEITEKLSKVPMGYIEDTSSGKFKTVIVDTVEKIELPLAHMIPELTSNLLIPICLTIYFFMLDWRLALIALATIPIGLICYMGMMIDYETRYGRVLKAGKNMDATIVEYINGIEVIKMFNQSARSYKKYIDSVEENSKSKIEWFKKTNGFYIIAISIMPTSLVGVLPLGTYLYMNGSISIPVLITCIILSMSLIKPLIQALEYTDSLAMVDSTVKEIADILQVEEMKRPQYRKDTKNNTITFDNVSFAYDEVQVLKNISFSTIPSGITAIVGPSGSGKSTIAKLIASFWEANQGSIKLGDVDVKELPLAQIMDTTSYVSQDNFLFNLSIRENIRLGNKKATDKEVEIAAKKASAHEFIMTLPKGYDTNVGDAGGKLSGGERQRIAIARAILKDAPIVLLDEATAFTDPENENRIQNSINQLIKDKTLIVIAHRLSTIINADQIIVMNNGQVEGIGDHISLLKSCKLYKDLWEAHISYKDSIEEAS is encoded by the coding sequence TTGAAAGATAAAAAACAGAGTAGTATCAGCTGGGTTTTAGGTTTTGCAAAACAATGCAAAAATAAGATGATTGCCTCAGTGTTACTTGCAATAGCTGGTGTTGGATTTGGTATAATCCCATACTTGGCAGTTTCTAAGCTTATAACTAGAATATTTGAGAAAAACTATACATGGAGCAATATATTATATATAGCTTTGATTGCCTTGATAGGTTATTTTGGTAAAGTTGTTTTTTCAACCTTATCAACAATTCTATCTCATAGAAGTGCATTTATAATTCTAAAGAGTATAAGACAGGAGATAACAGAAAAACTTTCTAAAGTACCTATGGGGTATATTGAAGATACATCATCAGGAAAATTCAAAACAGTGATAGTGGATACAGTAGAGAAGATAGAATTACCTCTAGCTCACATGATTCCAGAATTGACTTCTAATCTGTTGATACCTATATGTTTGACAATATACTTTTTCATGTTGGACTGGAGATTAGCATTAATAGCTTTAGCCACAATTCCAATAGGACTCATATGTTACATGGGAATGATGATAGATTATGAAACCCGTTATGGAAGAGTTTTAAAAGCTGGAAAAAACATGGATGCTACAATAGTTGAATACATAAATGGTATCGAGGTAATCAAGATGTTCAATCAATCTGCTAGGTCCTATAAAAAATACATAGATTCTGTAGAAGAAAATAGTAAATCCAAGATTGAATGGTTTAAAAAAACTAATGGATTCTACATAATAGCTATAAGTATAATGCCAACATCCCTTGTGGGAGTTTTACCTCTTGGAACATATCTATATATGAATGGTAGTATAAGCATACCTGTACTAATAACATGTATCATTTTATCAATGAGCCTTATAAAACCACTTATTCAAGCATTGGAATATACAGACAGCTTGGCTATGGTTGATAGTACCGTAAAAGAAATAGCGGATATACTACAGGTTGAAGAAATGAAGAGACCTCAATATAGGAAAGATACTAAAAATAATACAATAACATTTGATAATGTATCTTTTGCATATGATGAAGTTCAGGTATTGAAGAATATCAGCTTTTCCACAATTCCATCGGGTATTACTGCTATAGTGGGACCATCAGGCAGTGGTAAATCCACTATCGCCAAACTTATAGCTAGTTTTTGGGAAGCGAACCAAGGAAGTATTAAATTAGGAGACGTAGATGTTAAAGAATTGCCATTAGCTCAGATTATGGATACTACTTCCTATGTTTCTCAGGATAATTTCTTATTTAACTTATCCATAAGAGAAAATATACGTCTAGGAAATAAAAAAGCTACAGATAAAGAAGTTGAGATTGCAGCTAAAAAAGCAAGTGCTCACGAGTTTATCATGACTTTACCTAAAGGATATGATACCAATGTAGGTGATGCAGGGGGGAAATTATCAGGTGGGGAAAGACAAAGGATTGCAATTGCTAGAGCTATTCTGAAAGATGCACCAATAGTGTTGTTAGATGAAGCAACAGCATTTACTGATCCAGAAAATGAAAATAGGATACAGAATTCAATAAATCAATTGATTAAAGATAAAACACTAATAGTAATAGCTCATAGACTATCTACGATTATTAATGCAGACCAGATAATTGTTATGAATAATGGACAAGTTGAAGGAATTGGAGATCATATTAGTCTACTAAAAAGCTGTAAATTGTATAAAGACTTATGGGAAGCCCATATCAGCTATAAAGATAGTATAGAGGAGGCATCATAG
- a CDS encoding TetR/AcrR family transcriptional regulator yields the protein MRSNTKTQDKLLEIGKQEFLKNGFKSASLRKIVKEAGFTLGAFYGYYKDKEALFDGLVGEVAEDLFSTFRAAQNSHFNLIDCDKTIDTRELTMEYLKYFMNYIYDNFDEFKLLICCADGTKYENFIDDLVIIDVERTTEYYETLRKLGKVEGNVSQQLHHMLTSAYFTAVFETVAHDMPKEEAVSYIEQLALFFNNGWDSLIKFK from the coding sequence ATGAGAAGTAATACTAAGACACAAGATAAATTATTAGAAATAGGAAAGCAAGAGTTTTTGAAAAACGGTTTTAAAAGTGCTTCGTTAAGAAAAATAGTGAAGGAAGCAGGTTTTACACTAGGCGCTTTTTACGGATATTACAAAGATAAGGAAGCATTATTTGATGGTTTGGTTGGAGAGGTTGCAGAGGATTTGTTTTCTACATTCAGAGCTGCCCAAAACTCACATTTTAATTTGATTGATTGTGATAAAACGATTGATACTAGAGAGTTGACTATGGAGTACTTAAAATATTTTATGAATTATATATATGACAACTTTGATGAATTCAAATTATTGATATGCTGTGCTGATGGCACTAAATATGAAAATTTCATAGATGACCTTGTTATTATTGATGTTGAAAGGACTACAGAATACTATGAAACTCTAAGGAAGCTTGGAAAGGTAGAAGGTAATGTCAGTCAACAATTACATCATATGTTAACTAGTGCTTATTTTACTGCAGTATTTGAAACTGTTGCCCATGATATGCCAAAAGAAGAGGCTGTTTCATATATAGAACAATTGGCACTTTTCTTCAATAATGGATGGGACAGTCTAATAAAGTTTAAATAA
- a CDS encoding GntR family transcriptional regulator translates to MEKYKFKQKNVDFLVDDASKKIEEMIVTAELKPGSIVSEKEISEYLEIGRTPVREALKRLESTHLFKTIPRKGILIRIVTVEELLLQMEPRKVLEELVVKRAAKYAFPAEREKLRQLASEYRKVTEEWAPAIEALRIDDEFNRLLCKASKNPFIGQMLLPQHALARRQYYLNYFIDKELTARVNYSHAKLMDAIADGDAKKALLELDELFRNLKEFNSISLSTWIQLDDN, encoded by the coding sequence ATGGAAAAGTACAAGTTTAAACAGAAAAATGTTGATTTTCTTGTTGACGATGCAAGTAAGAAAATAGAAGAAATGATTGTTACAGCAGAGTTGAAGCCAGGAAGTATTGTTTCTGAAAAAGAAATAAGTGAATATCTAGAGATTGGGCGTACTCCTGTTCGTGAAGCATTGAAGCGATTAGAATCAACACATTTATTTAAGACCATTCCTCGTAAAGGAATTTTAATACGTATAGTTACTGTTGAAGAATTATTATTACAGATGGAACCTAGAAAAGTATTAGAAGAGTTAGTTGTCAAAAGAGCCGCAAAGTATGCATTTCCAGCAGAGAGAGAAAAATTAAGACAATTAGCTAGTGAATATAGAAAAGTTACCGAGGAATGGGCGCCAGCAATAGAAGCTCTAAGAATTGATGATGAATTTAATAGATTATTATGTAAAGCAAGCAAAAATCCATTTATAGGGCAAATGCTATTACCTCAACATGCTTTAGCCAGAAGACAATACTATCTCAACTATTTCATTGACAAGGAATTAACTGCAAGAGTTAATTATAGCCATGCAAAACTTATGGATGCAATTGCTGATGGAGATGCTAAAAAAGCATTATTGGAATTAGACGAGTTATTTAGGAACCTAAAGGAATTTAATAGTATAAGTCTTTCTACTTGGATACAATTAGACGATAATTAA